The Cyclopterus lumpus isolate fCycLum1 chromosome 1, fCycLum1.pri, whole genome shotgun sequence sequence TGTCCCCTTTTTAGTTTTCAGCCTGGGATCCTCTGGAAGACCACTTCCAGAGGACTGGTTCAACAGACCAACGCCCAGAGACGGCCACGTCTAGGGATGAAGTGTAGGGACAATTAAGTTGGCCAAGAATTGACCCTTGAGGGACACCATACCAGGAAAAAGACCAAATTAAGTTGTTAATGGAGACACAGAACCGATTCAAATGCTTCACAACACGGCTACAAACCAACCAATCACAacacagcaggaagtgatgcagAATACACTGTAAAGCTGCCAGTTATGAAGTTTGAGACTATTGTGATTGATCACCACTCATTATtatataatcaatataatatGTTTGAGACTTTacatttgacctctgaccctgtcAGACCTCTAGGAGACCCGTTTCTCCTGGTGCCGCGCCCCCCAGTGGTCACCATCATGGGTCACGTGGATCACGGTAAGACCACCCTGCTGGACAGTTTGAGGAAGAGCCAGATCGTCTCTACGGAGGCCGGAGGGATCACTCAGCACATCGGAGCCTTTCTAGGTAACGTTCACCTAAAGGTTCTAGTTCGCCTGAAGGTTCTAGTTCACCTAAACGTACTCGTCCACCCGAAGGTTCTAGTTCACCTAAACGTTCTCGTCCACCCGAAGGTTCTAGTTCACCTGAAGGTTCTTGTCCACCCGAAGGTTCTCGTCAACCTGAAGGTTCTAGTTCACCTGAAGGGTCTAGTTTGGCTGAAAGTTTCTAGGTCGCGCGTAGGTTCTCAATCACAGAGGGTTCTCGTTCACCCGAAGGTTCTTGCTCACATAAACGTTCTTGTCCACCCGAAGGTTCTCGTCAACCTGAAGGTTCTAGTTCACCTGAAGGTTATAGTTCGCCTGAAGGTTTCTAGGTCGGCTAAGGGTTATCCTGAAGGTTTCTAGGTTGCACGTAGGTTCTCAATCACCGAGGGTTCTAGTTCACCTGAAGGTTCTCGTTCACCCGAAGGTTTCTAGGTCGCGCGTAGGTTCTCAATCACAGAGGGTTCTCGTTCACCGAAAGTTCTCGCTCACATAAACGTTCTAGTGCAACCGAAGGTTCTCGTTCTCCCGAAAGTTGTAGTCCACCCAAAGTTTCTAGTTCACCTAAACGTTCTAGTTCACCCGAAGGTTCTTGTTCACCCGAAGGTTCTCGTTCACCCGAAGGTTCTAGTTCACCTGAAGGTTCTTGTTCACCCGAAGGTTCTCGTTCACCCGAAGGTTCTTGTTCACCCGAAGGTTCTCGTTCACCCGAGGGTTCTCGTCCACTCGAAGGTTCTCACATGCTTTGATTCAACTTCTTCATTGAGTATTTAGCATTACAAAGTGTCCCATTTAAAAGACTTGAGTGGCTaatgattgttttcattattaatcaATCTGTTCTTTTCTTGAATCGTTCCTAAATTaattttaatcaaatgtttttttaaaagctcacaTTAGAATTTAGCATTATTTCTTTATATGTATTTTCCGTCGATTTAAGTTATTGATTAATGGTATTGGCTCTAATGTTGTGTCTAAACAAACCAGGGTGGGTTTTGTCTTCCAGTCCAGCTGCCGACAGGTGAGAAGATCACCTTCCTGGACACTCCGGGTCATGCTGCCTTCTCCTCAATGAGAGCCCGCGGAGCCAACGCCACCGACATCGTTGTCCTGGTGGTGGCGGCCGATGACGGCGTCATGAACCAGACGGTCGAGTCCATCCAGCACGCCAGGAGAGCCAAAGGTGTGAACTCCACCGGGCAGTTCAAACTGAGGGCTATTAATACCCCGTTTACACTGTGTGTGccttgtttctactgtctgttGTCTTTCAGTTCCCATAATTGTGGCGGTGAATAAGTGCGATAAGCCTCAGTCCGACCCTCAGAGAGTAAAACAGGAGCTGCTGGCTCATGATGTCGTCTGTGAGGAGTTTGGAGGAGACGTTCAGGCAATCCATGTCTCAGCTCTCAAGGTGAACTCAATACCAAATAATTTAGTTtagtcttaaagctgcattctctctactgaccactagggggcgactcctctggttgtatagaagtctatgcttcatgtgtgaaagctgcattctctctactgaccactagggggcgactcctctggttgtatagaagtctatgcttcatgtgtgaaagctgcattctctctactgaccactagggggcgactcctctggttgtatagaagtctatgcttcatgtgtgaaagctgcattctctctactgaccaccagggggcgactcctctggttgtatagaagtctatgcttcatgtgttaaagctgcattctctctactgaccaccagggggcgactcctctggttgtatagaagtctatgcttcatgtgttaaagctgcattctctctcctgaccaccagggggtgactcctctggttgtatagaagtctatgcttcatgtgttaaagctgcattctctctcctgaccaccagggggtgactcctctggttgtatagaagtctatgcttcatgttttaaagctgcattctctctactgaccactagggggcgactcctctggttgtatagaagtctatgcttcatgtgttaaagctgcattctctcttctgaccaccagggggcgactcctctggttgtatagaagtctatgcttcatgtgttaaagctgcattctctctactgaccaccagggggcgactcctctggttgtatagaagtctacgcttcatgtgttaaagctgcattctctctcctggccaccagggggcgactcctctggttgtatagaagtctacgcttcatgtgttaaagctgcattctctctcctgaccaccagggggcgactcctctggttgtatagaagtctatgcttcatgtgttaaagctgcattctctctcctgaccaccagggggcgactcctctggttgtatagaagtctatataaatgactctacttctcttgatgtattccctcagtaaacattgtaaacattagtttttggtctcaatctctagtttcaagtcttcttaaatacagtgtgatgttcatttagtacattattatattatatattattgccgaactcaaggcttccaaaccaatgggtgatgtcacggtgTCTACGGCCACTTGTTATATACAATCTATGTTTAAGATGATGACATCGTTGGTGGTGTTTTAGGGCGACAACCTGCTGGCTCTGGTGGAAGCCACAGTGGTGCTCGCTGAGGTTTTGGAGCTGAAGGCGGAACCTAGCGGTTCTGTGGAAGGACTCATCATCGAGAGTCGCACAGATAAAGGCAGAGGGTGAGTCATCAGTTACCTCCAGATAACTCTGGTTCTATGGGTTCTACATGACCTCTAGATACCCCATGTAATGCTGGTTATATTGGTTCTAGATGCCCCATGTAACTCTGGTCCTATGGGTTGTATGTGACCTCTAGATGCCCCATGTAACTCTGGTCCTATGGGTTCCATTTGACCTCTAGATGCCCCATGGAACTCTGGTCCTATGGGTTGTACTTGACCTCTAGATGCCCCATGGAACTCTGGTCCTATGGGTTCCATTTGACCTCTAGATGCCCCATGGAACTCTGGTCCTATGGGTTGTACTTGACCTAGATGCCCCATGGAACTCTGGTCCTCTGGGTTGTACTTGACCTCTAGATGCCCCATGGAACTCTGGTCCTATGGGTTGTATGTGACCTCTAGATGCCCCATGGAACTCTGGTCCTATGGGTTGTATGTGACCTCTAGATGCCCCACGGAACTCTGGTCCTATGGGTTGTATGTGACCTCTAGATGCCCCATGGAACTCTGGTCCTATGGGTTGTACTTGACCTCTAGATGCCCCATGGAACTCTGGTCCTATGGGTTGTACGTGACCTCTAGATGCCCCATGGAACTCTGGTCCTATGGGTTGTACGTGATCTCTAGATGCCCCATGGAACTCTGGTCCTATGGGTTGTACGTGATCTCTAGATGCCCCATGGAACTCTGGTCCTATGGGTTCCATTTGACCTCTAGATGCCCCATGGAACTCTGGTCCTATGGGTTGTACTTGACCTCTAGATGTCCCATGTAAATCTGGTCCTATGGGTTCCATTTGACCTCTAGATGCCCCATGGAACTCTGGTCCTATGGGTTGTACTTGACCTCTAGATGCCCCATGGAACTCTGGTCCTATGGGTTCCATTTGACCTCTAGATGCCCCATGGAACTCTGGTCCTCTGGGTTGTACTTGACCTCTAGATGCCCCATGGAACTCTGGTCCTATGGGTTCCATTTGACCTCTAGATGCCCCATGGAACTCTGGTCCTATGGGTTCCATTTGACCTCTAGATGCCCCATGGAACTCTGGTCCTATGGGTTCCATTTGACCTCTAGATGCCCCATGTAACTCTGGGTTCTGTCATGTGCCCCCTCAGTCCAGTGACGTCGGTCATCGTCCAGCGGGGCACATTGAGGCGCGGTTGCGTCCTGGTGGCGGGGCGGAGTTGGGCTAAAGTCCGTTTCCTGTTTGACGAGAACGGGCGAGCGGTAAAGGAGGCGGGGCCGAGCGCagctgtggaggtggtgggctgGAAGGAGCTGCCGTCGGCTGGAGAAGTCATCCTGGAGGTGGAGTCTGAGGTGAGAAGGACACCACGAGGCACCGGCGGTTTGATGCCCGCTGAGCtttgtttgttggtttcatCATCATGGAGGTTGGCTTTGTCTGTCGGAGCAGCAGCGAGCGAGGGAGGTGGTGGAGTGGAGGACCTatgtggaggagcaggagaagctgcaggaggagcagagcgCCATCGAGCTCAAACAGACACTACACCTGGACGAGTACAAGAAGGAGAGGGCGGGGCTAACGCACCTGAGttggaggcagaggaaggcgGCGTTGTACCGCGCCAACAAGACCAAGTTCGCTACGAGGCCGAGCGAGAGGACGCAAACCGACGAGCCCAAGCTGCCGCTCGTCATCAAAGGTACAGctgggctctgattggctgctcggCCTGTCACATCACGCTTTATGAATTCAGCTGCATTAACAGATtttatgaaaacaaattaaatacattatttattagttttaaGTGAATTATCATTAAATACAAGAATATCTATTCAGAGTGAAGGTTACCAATCACCAATTTGTTCATATAAACACCTGGATGATGATTTTTTCATATAAACACCTGgatgatttattcattcatataaacacctggatgatttattcattcatataaacacctgaatgatgatttattcatataaacatCTGGTTGATTCATTCATATAAACACCTGGTTGatgatttattcatataaacacctggatgatttattcattcatataaacacctgaatgatgatttattcatataaacatctgaatgatgatttattcatataaacatctggatgattcattcatataaacacctggttgatgatttattcatataaacacctggatgatttattcattcatataaacacctggatgatgattcattcatataaacacctggatgatgattcattcatataaacacctggttgatgatttattcatataaacacctggatgatttattcattcatataaacacctggatgatgatttattcatataaacacctggatgatgatttatttatataaacatctggatgatttatttatataaacatctggatgatgattcattcatataaacacctggatgatgattcattcatataaacacctggatgatgatttatttatataaacacctgaatgatgatttattcatataaacatCTGGTTGATTCATTCATATAAACACCTGGTTGatgatttattcatataaacacctggatgatgatttatttatacaaacatctggatgatgattcattcatataaacacctggatgatgattcattcatataaacacctggatgattcattcatataaacacctggatgattcattcatataaacatctggatgatgattcattcatataaacacctggatgatttattcattcatataaacacctgaatgatgatttattcatataaacatCTGGTTGATTCATTCATATAAACACCTGGTTGatgatttattcatataaacacctggatgatttattcattcatataaacacctggatgatttattcattcatataaacacctggatgatgattcattcatataaacacctggttgatgatttattcatataaacacctggatgatgattcattcatataaacacctggttgatgatttattcatataaacacCTGGATGATGATTCATTCATATAAACATCTGGATGATGATTCATTCATATAAACACCTGGATGATGATTCATTCATATAAACACCTGGATGATTTATTCGTGCTAACATCTGGATGCTTCCTGACCTGCAGGTGACGTGGACGGCTCCGTGGAGACCCTCCTCAATATCCTGGACACTTATGACGCCCAGCAGCAGTGTGAGCTGGAGCTGCTTCACTTCGGCATCGGTGACGTTTCAGAGAACGACGTCAACATGGCCGACATGTTCACTGGTAACGGCAGACTGGAGGCGGGGCCAGATACCACCAACCTGAACCTGACAGGAAGTCCTCCTGACCTCCGGCTTCCTCGACAGGTTCCATTTACGGCTTCAACGTGGCAGCCAGCAAGTCGGTCCAGCAGCTGGCGGCGAAGAGAGGCGTCTCGCTGAGACTCCACAGCGTCATCTACAAGCTGATCGACGAGCTGAAGGACGAGCTGAGCAGCAGACTGCCTCCGCTGCACTCGGAGAACGTCGTCGGTGAGGAACCCTAGATCTGTGTGGAACCTGCCACAAAGATCCTCAGGGAGATCCTTAGTAGATGTTCTAAATACCTCTGttcaaagatcctctgaacaacagatgttctgtagatgttctaactaaactgttcaaagatcctctgaacaacagatgttctgtaGTTTCCTTCATGTCAACAGGGACAAaagcaacaggaagtggtttgtCTCCCCCTTTCAGGTGAAGCGACAGTCCTCGCCATGTTTGACGTCTccgtggggaagaagaaggttcCTGTTGCTGGCTGTCGGGTTCAGAAAGGTCAGCTGGACCGCCGACTCAAGTTCAGACTGATCCGGGGCCGAGACATCGTCTGGGAGGGTGAGTCAGACCTGGACTTATCACTGAGTACTGGTCTACcgttagacaggaagtgaagctgtGACTGGTGACCTTAATGCTGCAGCAGGGTTCAGATGTCCTGGAGCATTCTGGGTAAGAAGGTGTTCCATAAACACAACGGTTCATTCCTTTTATCAAAAGGTGCCAATAAAGGAAAAGGTTCCCTCATCTCTCTTGTGTTCCCCCTCATCTCTCTTGTGTTCCCTCATGTTCTCTCGTGTTCCCTCATGGTTCTCTCGTTCCCTCATCTCTCTTGTGTTCCCTCATGGTTCTCTCGTTCCCTCATCTCTCTTGTGTTCCCTCATGGTTCTCTCGTTCCCCCTCATCTCGTGTGTTCCCTCATGGTTCTCTCGTGTTCCCTCATGGTTCTCTCGTTCCCCCTCATCTCTCTTGTGTTCCCTCATGTTCTCTCGTGTTCCCTCATGGttctctcatctctcttgtgTTCCCTCATGGTTCTCTCGTTCCCTCATCTCTCTTGTGTTCCCTCATGGTTCTCTCGTTCCCTCATCTCTCTTGTGTTCCCTCATGGTTCTCTCGTTCCCCCTCATCTCTCGTGTGTTCCCTCATGGTTCTCTCgtgtgttccctcgttcccCTTCATCTCTTGTGTTCCCTCATGGTTCTCTCGTTCCCTCAGGTTCTCTGGCGACGTTGAAGCACCACAAAGACGAGgtgcaggtggtgaagtcgggGGTGGAGTGCGGCCTATCGGCTGACGGCGACGTGGACTTCACGTCCGGTGATGTCATCGTCTGCTTTGAGGAGTTGGAGGCTCAGCAGGTCACTTCCTGGGACCCTGGCTTCTGAACTCATTTCCCAGCATCCTCTGCTTCCGACAGATTAAACTGATGTAAATGtgataatttaaattaaataaatctgcAACATGACTTCACTTGCCGGTCTGAAACAATTCAATGAATCAGCAGCCGTTTGtttcagaaacattttaatgcaAATTTAAATGTGACAGTAGCAAAGAAACTAAGAGGTttcacaatattaaaaaaaagaaatcctgctTTCTGATTGGACGAAGCCACAAACAGTGTTCAGTCCGGTGGagccgtgacctctgacctcacttCCTCCTGGTCTTGGCCGGTTTGGCAAGCATTGCCGGGTCGATCTGGTTCGGGGTCAAACCTCTGATGGAGAAGAGGCGCTGTGCGCGCTCCTTCAGCGTCCCCCCACACTTCAACCCCCGAGACATCAGTTCCTCCTTCAGGACGTCCAGACCCAGAGACTCCAGCTGGTCCACAGAGGACtggtccaccagagaccagtCCTGAACATCAACACAGTACAGAGGAGGTTTTATGAATGACCCTGGTTCAGGGTTTCATCAAAACTCAATATTATGGGATGGACTACTGACCTGCTGCTGAGACAAACTCTGGTCCTCTGAGGGTCTGCTGGTCTGGTTTTTGGGGGTTTCTGAGGGTTTGCTGGTCTGGTCTGAGGGGGTTTCTGAGGGTCTGC is a genomic window containing:
- the mtif2 gene encoding translation initiation factor IF-2, mitochondrial — translated: MIVMSSVMRGARRLIHADPAGLNNFLSLYPARSSAPLLTCQQNRKFASKQVKGQKKDQKNQKVKAKVDKQEVEIRQRMTAVSLAEAMNKDFDHVLEALLNTSVDLDSLEPDSVLEERWIKEVVTRSGMKFRWAKLSESRVKPNRDVDKKPLGDPFLLVPRPPVVTIMGHVDHGKTTLLDSLRKSQIVSTEAGGITQHIGAFLVQLPTGEKITFLDTPGHAAFSSMRARGANATDIVVLVVAADDGVMNQTVESIQHARRAKVPIIVAVNKCDKPQSDPQRVKQELLAHDVVCEEFGGDVQAIHVSALKGDNLLALVEATVVLAEVLELKAEPSGSVEGLIIESRTDKGRGPVTSVIVQRGTLRRGCVLVAGRSWAKVRFLFDENGRAVKEAGPSAAVEVVGWKELPSAGEVILEVESEQRAREVVEWRTYVEEQEKLQEEQSAIELKQTLHLDEYKKERAGLTHLSWRQRKAALYRANKTKFATRPSERTQTDEPKLPLVIKGDVDGSVETLLNILDTYDAQQQCELELLHFGIGDVSENDVNMADMFTGSIYGFNVAASKSVQQLAAKRGVSLRLHSVIYKLIDELKDELSSRLPPLHSENVVGEATVLAMFDVSVGKKKVPVAGCRVQKGQLDRRLKFRLIRGRDIVWEGSLATLKHHKDEVQVVKSGVECGLSADGDVDFTSGDVIVCFEELEAQQVTSWDPGF